The Longimicrobium sp. sequence GGGAAAGCTGCGGGGGATGGGCGCTACCCCCTGAACCGGCGCACGTACGCGGTCCGCTGCCGCACGGCGAGGATCTGCGAGGGGAGCACCTTGGCGATGGAGTGGTTGGCCCAGGGGCGCGAGTAGTACGCGGTAAGCACGCGGTCGTAGCGCACGAGCCAGGCGCGCTGGTCCTGGAGCAGGGCGTTGCGCGCCGCGGCGGAGAGGCTGGCCATCTTCGCCGCGTACACGCGGTTCAGCTCGGCATCGGCCGCCGCGTAGTCGCGCCGCAGGCAGTCCACCACTTCGGTGCGCGTGAGCATCCAGAAGTCCTGGCACGGGTGCGCCACGTTCTCCCGGAACTCCTGCGCCTCCACACCGCCCGCCAGCAGCACCGCCATCACCGCGGCACAACCTGCTCCCCGAGCTCTCCGCATC is a genomic window containing:
- a CDS encoding lysozyme inhibitor LprI family protein, whose protein sequence is MAVLLAGGVEAQEFRENVAHPCQDFWMLTRTEVVDCLRRDYAAADAELNRVYAAKMASLSAAARNALLQDQRAWLVRYDRVLTAYYSRPWANHSIAKVLPSQILAVRQRTAYVRRFRG